In one Solanum lycopersicum chromosome 11, SLM_r2.1 genomic region, the following are encoded:
- the LOC101266599 gene encoding bi-functional coumaroyl CoA and feruloyl CoA ortho-hydroxylase F6H2-2-1 produces the protein MPSSKFEPNDDIFDFVIKKANGLKGIADTSLEIIPNQCIQPEEQRLDKSQIDNQESIPTIDLSNFDDLNIEKSIQEAASKWGFFQIINHGIPIKVLEDLKEAGHKFFELPAEEKAKYYKENAGADESVLLYWSAIGDKDEKVLEWRDSIKHGCNPQNDSNLWPPQTRNQVLEYQKWATPLAKKLLEVLLKGLNVNEIDESLEPLLMGTMAININYYPPCPNPSITIGCRRHCDVSCITLLLQDDTGGLYVRGTKGDNWIHVNPIKDALAVNIGDSLQIMSNDRYKSIEHCVAVDSSRARISVPLFVNPSLDSVIGPFSQMLKDGEKPVYKHVLFSDYWDYFFSKRPSGKASLDFAKI, from the exons ATGCCTTCTTCGAAATTTGAACCAAATGATGACATATTTGATTTTGTAATCAAGAAAGCGAATGGACTAAAAGGCATAGCAGACACAAGCCTTGAAATTATCCCGAATCAATGCATTCAACCAGAAGAACAAAGACTAGACAAATCCCAAATTGACAATCAAGAATCAATCCCGACAATTGATCTGtcaaattttgatgatttaaacaTTGAAAAATCGATTCAAGAAGCAGCAAGCAAATGGGGTTTCTTTCAAATCATCAATCATGGGATCCCAATTAAAGTTCTTGAAGATTTGAAAGAAGCAGGACACAAGTTCTTTGAATTGCCAGCTGAAGAAAAAGCTAAGTATTACAAAGAAAATGCTGGTGCTGATGAATCTGTGTTGTTGTATTGGAGTGCTATTGGTGATAAAGATGAGAAAGTCTTAGAGTGGAGGGATAGTATAAAACATGGTTGTAATCCACAAAATGATAGCAACCTTTGGCCTCCTCAAACAAG GAATCAAGTCTTGGAGTATCAAAAGTGGGCTACACCACTTGCTAAAAAGTTATTAGAGGTGCTATTGAAGGGACTCAATGTCAATGAAATTGATGAATCTTTAGAACCTCTCTTGATGGGAACTATGGCTATCAACATAAATTACTATCCACCATGTCCAAATCCAAGTATCACCATTGGTTGTCGTCGACACTGCGACGTGTCCTGCATCACTCTACTCCTCCAGGATGACACGGGAGGTCTATATGTCCGAGGGACTAAAGGCGATAACTGGATCCACGTAAATCCAATCAAAGACGCATTAGCAGTTAACATAGGTGACTCATTGCAGATCATGAGCAATGATCGATACAAGAGTATCGAGCATTGTGTAGCAGTTGATTCAAGCAGAGCTCGAATATCTGTACCGTTATTTGTGAATCCTAGCCTTGACAGTGTCATTGGTCCATTCTCACAAATGCTGAAAGATGGAGAAAAACCAGTGTACAAACATGTCTTATTTTCTGATTATTGGGATTATTTCTTTAGTAAGAGGCCTTCTGGTAAAGCATCACTAGATTTTGCTAAAATTTGA